Proteins found in one Pirellulales bacterium genomic segment:
- a CDS encoding SMP-30/gluconolactonase/LRE family protein, with the protein VKRLIDDLKAPNGVILSTDEKTLYVVPSMQEEVMAYPVESPGKLGKGKVFCRLKQPDGQQGRGGDGLTIDTQGNLYIATGLGLQVVDRDGKHLGIIEVPEPPANVTFGGPEFKTLYITARTSLYKADVETTGHRFAQGK; encoded by the coding sequence TGGTGAAACGGCTCATCGACGATCTCAAAGCGCCCAACGGCGTGATTCTGTCGACCGACGAAAAGACGCTCTACGTCGTGCCCAGCATGCAGGAAGAAGTGATGGCCTATCCGGTTGAGTCGCCGGGCAAACTCGGTAAAGGCAAAGTGTTCTGCCGGCTGAAACAGCCCGATGGGCAGCAGGGCCGCGGCGGTGACGGACTGACGATCGACACCCAAGGCAATCTTTACATCGCCACCGGGCTGGGCCTGCAAGTCGTCGATCGCGACGGCAAGCATCTGGGCATCATCGAGGTGCCCGAACCGCCGGCCAACGTGACGTTCGGCGGCCCGGAGTTCAAGACGCTTTACATCACCGCTCGCACCTCGCTCTACAAGGCCGACGTGGAAACGACCGGGCACCGGTTTGCGCAGGGAAAGTGA